One window of the Deltaproteobacteria bacterium genome contains the following:
- a CDS encoding CRISPR-associated RAMP protein, with protein MMSGTTMKDHGVLANRYIFTGTLELKTPLRLSSGVASDETDAPLMRDASRRPLIPGSSLRGAVRSEVERIIGAGVVKGLKSCTLFTGDDCNEKAKAFLEELEDGGVTDSAEREERLMNHILTAHCDVCRLFGSTVFASRLVFHDSVPLKRGEHRDRSIIRDGVGIDRDTGAARENVKFDYEVLDSGGLSFGFEMTAENIEKEGSDHLLINIALLVLKGGIHVGGKRAAGLGLVKLSDVKVKGFDDTAAMLEMLARGEEPLSEKKISWSFEIFDPSASSKSGPEV; from the coding sequence ATGATGAGCGGCACTACCATGAAGGACCATGGCGTTCTTGCAAACCGCTACATATTCACCGGCACACTGGAGCTCAAGACCCCCTTGCGGCTCTCCAGCGGTGTCGCCTCCGACGAGACCGACGCACCGCTCATGCGTGACGCATCGAGGAGGCCGCTCATCCCCGGCAGCAGCCTGCGCGGAGCCGTCCGCTCCGAGGTGGAGCGGATAATCGGGGCGGGCGTAGTCAAGGGCCTTAAAAGCTGCACGCTCTTCACCGGGGACGACTGCAACGAGAAGGCCAAGGCGTTCCTCGAAGAGCTCGAAGACGGTGGGGTGACCGACAGCGCGGAGCGGGAGGAGCGGCTCATGAATCATATACTGACCGCCCACTGCGACGTCTGTCGGCTCTTCGGCTCTACGGTCTTCGCCTCAAGGCTCGTATTCCACGACTCCGTCCCGCTGAAGAGAGGTGAGCACCGCGACCGGTCCATCATCAGGGACGGCGTGGGCATCGACCGCGACACCGGGGCGGCGAGAGAGAATGTGAAGTTCGACTACGAGGTGCTGGACAGCGGCGGCCTCTCTTTCGGATTCGAGATGACGGCGGAGAATATCGAGAAGGAGGGAAGCGATCATCTACTCATAAACATAGCCTTACTCGTGCTCAAGGGCGGCATCCACGTGGGCGGCAAGCGGGCTGCGGGGCTGGGACTCGTGAAGCTCAGCGATGTGAAGGTCAAGGGCTTTGACGACACGGCGGCCATGCTCGAGATGCTCGCCAGGGGAGAGGAGCCTCTCAGTGAGAAAAAGATAAGCTGGTCCTTTGAAATCTTCGATCCTTCGGCATCTTCGAAATCGGGGCCTGAGGTGTAG